The Bernardetia litoralis DSM 6794 genome includes a window with the following:
- a CDS encoding 3-hydroxybutyrate dehydrogenase, giving the protein MATVLITGSTSGIGLGIAEHFAKAGYNVVFNGLEDNGAEIAANVAKEHGVQTMFSNANMLDAEQIKQMIDEATRKFGVIDVLINNAGIQFVAPIDEFPAAKWNAIIGINLSSAFHTSQAVWEGMKNQKFGRIINIASAHGLRASEFKSAYVAAKHGIVGLTKVLGLEGAPYNITANAICPGYVKTPLVEKQIADQAKTHKMSEGEVVEKVMLKKQAVKDFVSIETLAEMTLLLASKHATAFTGTAIPIDGGWTAQ; this is encoded by the coding sequence ATGGCAACAGTACTCATCACAGGAAGCACAAGTGGAATCGGTTTAGGCATCGCAGAACATTTTGCAAAAGCAGGCTACAATGTAGTTTTTAATGGATTGGAAGATAATGGTGCAGAAATAGCAGCTAATGTAGCAAAAGAACATGGTGTTCAGACGATGTTTTCAAATGCAAATATGCTTGATGCAGAGCAAATCAAACAAATGATAGACGAAGCAACACGAAAGTTTGGAGTTATTGATGTTTTAATAAATAATGCAGGTATTCAGTTTGTTGCTCCTATTGATGAATTTCCTGCAGCAAAATGGAATGCTATTATTGGTATCAATTTGAGTTCTGCTTTTCATACTTCGCAAGCTGTTTGGGAAGGAATGAAAAATCAAAAATTTGGCAGAATTATAAATATTGCTTCTGCACATGGGCTTCGTGCTTCAGAGTTCAAATCGGCTTATGTAGCAGCCAAACACGGAATTGTCGGACTTACAAAAGTTTTGGGTTTGGAAGGTGCGCCTTATAATATTACTGCAAATGCAATTTGTCCTGGTTATGTCAAAACGCCTTTGGTAGAAAAACAAATTGCAGACCAAGCCAAAACGCACAAAATGAGTGAAGGTGAAGTAGTAGAAAAAGTAATGTTGAAGAAGCAAGCTGTAAAAGATTTTGTTTCCATCGAAACACTTGCAGAAATGACGTTATTATTAGCTTCAAAACATGCTACTGCATTTACAGGAACAGCTATTCCTATTGATGGAGGTTGGACTGCTCAGTAA
- a CDS encoding glycosyltransferase family 4 protein → MRNNQHKMKIGIVVNSSWNIYNFRAGLIKAFLQNHEVIAIAPDDGHRELLEEMGCTFEAVEVDCKGTNPVSDALLVKRLVTAYKKHKLDVVLHYTIKPNIYGTLAAQLLKIPSINNVTGLGTVFLREGISSKIAQYLYRFTFRYPQIVFFQNKDDRELFVSKNLINQSIARLLPGSGIDTNHFVPNAPTSSIPEEKNKKEFTFLLIARVLYDKGIAEYADAIKLLRSKGINARFQLLGKIDETKGLGVPEKQIKQWEKEGILKYLGTTGDVRPLISNADCIVLPSYREGTPRTLLEAACLGKPIITTDVPGCRETVIHNFNGYLCEVKNAYDLADKMQKMISLNKEKLEEMGVNSRWLAETKFDQQIIIKKYTEVIDKVRVEESMRNIHAQSRFGKMRSKVQARQLQEQKKKIKIAAIKKEKINSNSRVTSAVLIES, encoded by the coding sequence ATGCGAAATAACCAACATAAGATGAAAATAGGAATTGTAGTCAATTCTTCTTGGAACATTTATAATTTTAGAGCAGGCTTAATAAAAGCCTTTTTACAAAACCATGAAGTAATTGCCATCGCTCCAGACGATGGACACAGAGAATTATTGGAAGAAATGGGCTGTACATTTGAGGCTGTTGAGGTGGACTGTAAAGGTACAAATCCAGTTAGTGATGCCTTACTTGTCAAACGATTAGTAACTGCTTACAAAAAACATAAACTTGATGTAGTATTGCATTATACCATAAAACCAAATATTTATGGAACATTGGCTGCACAGCTTTTAAAAATTCCTTCTATCAATAATGTAACAGGATTGGGAACAGTATTTTTGAGAGAAGGTATCTCTTCAAAAATTGCTCAATATTTATATCGCTTTACATTTCGTTATCCTCAAATTGTGTTTTTTCAGAATAAAGATGATAGAGAACTTTTTGTTAGTAAAAATTTAATAAATCAATCTATTGCTCGTCTTTTACCAGGGTCTGGTATAGATACAAATCACTTTGTACCTAATGCGCCTACATCATCTATTCCAGAAGAAAAAAATAAAAAAGAATTTACATTTTTACTGATTGCTAGAGTATTGTATGACAAAGGAATTGCTGAGTATGCTGATGCAATTAAACTTTTGAGAAGTAAGGGAATCAATGCTCGTTTTCAACTTTTAGGAAAAATAGATGAAACAAAAGGTTTGGGTGTTCCTGAAAAGCAGATAAAGCAATGGGAAAAAGAAGGGATTTTGAAATATTTAGGTACTACTGGTGATGTTCGTCCTCTTATTTCAAATGCTGATTGTATCGTTTTGCCTTCGTATAGAGAAGGAACTCCACGTACACTTTTAGAAGCTGCATGTCTAGGAAAGCCAATTATTACAACTGATGTTCCAGGGTGTAGAGAAACGGTCATTCATAATTTTAATGGTTATTTGTGTGAAGTAAAAAATGCTTATGATTTGGCTGACAAAATGCAAAAAATGATTTCTTTGAATAAAGAAAAATTAGAAGAAATGGGAGTAAATAGTCGTTGGCTTGCCGAAACAAAGTTTGACCAACAGATTATTATCAAAAAATATACAGAAGTAATTGATAAAGTACGGGTAGAAGAGTCTATGAGAAATATTCATGCTCAAAGTCGTTTTGGAAAAATGCGTTCCAAAGTACAGGCAAGACAACTACAAGAGCAAAAAAAGAAAATAAAAATAGCTGCTATCAAAAAGGAAAAAATTAATTCAAATTCAAGAGTTACAAGTGCTGTTTTGATAGAATCTTAA
- a CDS encoding efflux RND transporter permease subunit, which translates to MFKKFIKRPVLSSVISIIILILGVIGITTLPISQYPDIAPPTVQVSASYDGANAEAVLNSVIVPLEEAINGVEGMSYMTSTASSGSASISVYFDLGTDPDIAAVNVQNSVSSASNLLPAEVTQSGVTTKKQQSSNVLIISLYSENSDYDEEFIQNYANINIIPILKRINGVGSATTFGSRDYSMRIWLKANVMANYGLVPSDISLALADQNLEAAPGELGLQGNQAYQYTLKYKGKLQNASEFEEIIIKTTESGRILRLKDVARVELGSQSYSTATLLNGHSAVGIAIAQSAGSNAQEVVENAIATLDEAAVNFPEGIKYVKMLNANDFLDASITKVIQTLIEAFLLVFLVVFIFLQDWRSTLIPAISVPVAIVGTFFFLSFFGFTINLLTLFALMLAIGIVVDDAIVVVEAVHAKLDLGYQSARKASLDAMNEISGAIISITLVMSAVFIPVTFISGSSGVFYQQFGITLAIAIILSAVNALTLSPALCALLLKPHDEAHSKKGFIQRFYVAFNVGFEKTTLRYKKSVSFLIRQKAIAIVLLCVFVGVFVYLINTTATGFVPDEDQGVIMSDVSLPAAASLERTAEVVKQIREIVEDVPEVEAVFTSSGRGLISGSGSNYGMLILRLKDWEERKGDGQDVQSIVKRLFGKTANIKDARVIFFAPPTITGFGISNGFSLQLQDRGGGTVDELYEVSQNFIAALSKRPEIQYASTTLDPTFPQYEVVVDVAKAKLAGIDVEGILSVMQGYLSGVYASNFNKFGKQYRVIYQAEANFRANPESLNAIKVKNSNGIMAPITEFVTLKRVNGPQSISRFNLFTSASISGAPNDGYSSGDAISAIQEVAAETLPTGYGYEYSGLTREEISAGSQTVYIFALCFIFIYFLLSAQYESYILPFSVLLAVPAGLSGVLVFANLFGVSNNIYIQITLVMLIGLLAKNAILIVEFAIQRRREGENIVQSAIDGAVARFRPILMTSFAFIFGLTPLMIATGAGAIGNRAIGTGAIGGMLIGTILGVLIIPVLFIIFQTLQEKVVGLPNDNWGEEEELIVD; encoded by the coding sequence ATGTTTAAAAAATTCATAAAAAGACCAGTGCTATCCTCAGTGATTTCTATTATCATTTTGATTTTGGGAGTTATAGGCATTACCACTTTACCAATATCTCAATATCCAGATATTGCGCCACCAACTGTACAAGTTTCTGCTTCTTATGATGGAGCAAATGCAGAAGCCGTTTTAAATAGTGTCATAGTTCCACTGGAAGAAGCCATTAATGGTGTGGAGGGAATGTCGTATATGACCTCAACTGCAAGTAGTGGTTCTGCGAGTATTTCTGTCTATTTTGATTTAGGCACTGATCCTGATATTGCTGCAGTAAATGTGCAAAACAGTGTTTCCTCTGCATCAAATTTATTGCCTGCTGAAGTAACCCAATCTGGAGTAACTACCAAAAAACAGCAGAGTAGTAATGTACTGATTATTAGCCTTTATAGTGAAAACAGCGATTACGACGAAGAATTTATTCAGAATTATGCCAATATCAATATTATTCCAATTCTTAAAAGAATCAATGGAGTAGGAAGTGCAACTACTTTTGGTAGTAGGGATTACAGTATGCGTATTTGGCTAAAGGCCAATGTTATGGCAAATTATGGATTAGTTCCTTCAGATATAAGCCTAGCACTTGCAGACCAAAATCTGGAAGCTGCACCAGGAGAATTAGGGCTACAAGGCAATCAGGCGTATCAATACACTTTGAAGTATAAAGGTAAATTACAAAATGCTTCCGAGTTTGAGGAAATCATCATAAAGACAACAGAGAGTGGTCGCATTTTACGGTTGAAAGATGTGGCAAGAGTAGAACTTGGTTCACAATCTTACAGTACTGCTACCTTATTGAACGGACACTCGGCAGTTGGTATTGCTATTGCTCAATCTGCAGGTTCTAATGCGCAAGAAGTTGTTGAAAATGCCATTGCAACCTTAGATGAAGCTGCTGTTAATTTCCCCGAGGGAATTAAGTATGTCAAAATGCTAAACGCCAATGATTTTTTAGATGCTTCTATTACTAAAGTTATTCAGACTCTTATTGAAGCGTTTTTGTTGGTATTTCTTGTGGTGTTTATTTTTCTTCAAGATTGGCGTTCGACTTTGATTCCAGCCATTTCAGTACCTGTAGCCATTGTTGGAACTTTCTTTTTTTTAAGTTTCTTCGGTTTTACTATCAATTTATTGACACTATTCGCCTTAATGCTTGCTATTGGGATTGTGGTGGATGATGCCATTGTGGTGGTAGAAGCAGTTCATGCTAAATTGGATTTAGGATACCAATCAGCTAGGAAGGCAAGTTTGGATGCCATGAACGAAATTTCTGGGGCAATTATCTCCATTACTTTGGTCATGTCAGCAGTATTTATACCTGTAACATTTATTAGTGGTTCTTCGGGCGTGTTTTATCAGCAATTTGGAATTACGCTTGCCATTGCGATTATTTTATCGGCAGTAAACGCATTGACCTTGAGCCCTGCCTTGTGTGCTTTATTGTTAAAACCACACGATGAAGCTCACAGTAAAAAGGGATTTATTCAGCGTTTTTATGTGGCTTTCAATGTAGGTTTTGAGAAGACCACTTTAAGGTATAAAAAATCAGTTTCCTTCCTTATTCGTCAAAAAGCAATCGCCATTGTTTTACTCTGTGTTTTTGTAGGCGTCTTCGTTTACCTCATAAATACAACAGCAACTGGTTTTGTGCCAGACGAGGATCAAGGTGTTATTATGTCCGATGTTAGCTTACCAGCAGCAGCATCTTTAGAAAGAACTGCTGAGGTGGTTAAGCAAATACGAGAAATTGTAGAGGATGTCCCAGAAGTAGAAGCAGTATTTACCTCTTCAGGTCGTGGACTGATAAGTGGCTCAGGTTCTAATTACGGTATGCTTATTCTAAGATTGAAAGATTGGGAAGAGCGAAAGGGCGACGGACAAGATGTACAATCTATTGTCAAAAGATTGTTTGGTAAAACAGCGAATATTAAAGATGCTAGAGTTATCTTTTTTGCTCCACCTACCATAACAGGTTTTGGTATTAGTAATGGATTTTCATTGCAGTTGCAAGACCGAGGTGGAGGAACGGTAGATGAACTTTATGAAGTAAGTCAAAATTTTATTGCAGCCCTAAGCAAAAGACCTGAAATACAATATGCTTCTACTACTTTAGACCCAACTTTTCCTCAATACGAGGTGGTAGTAGATGTTGCGAAAGCTAAATTGGCAGGTATAGATGTGGAAGGTATTCTAAGTGTGATGCAAGGATATTTAAGTGGGGTATATGCTTCCAATTTTAATAAATTTGGAAAACAGTACCGAGTCATTTATCAAGCAGAAGCAAATTTCAGAGCCAATCCAGAAAGTTTAAATGCCATAAAAGTAAAAAATAGCAATGGCATTATGGCTCCAATAACAGAGTTCGTAACACTCAAGAGGGTTAATGGACCACAGAGTATATCTCGTTTTAATCTATTTACTTCTGCTAGTATAAGTGGCGCACCTAATGATGGTTATAGTTCTGGTGATGCGATTAGTGCTATTCAAGAAGTTGCTGCCGAAACGCTACCAACAGGCTATGGTTATGAATACTCGGGTTTGACTAGAGAAGAGATTTCAGCAGGTAGTCAGACTGTTTATATTTTTGCGTTGTGTTTTATTTTTATCTACTTTTTATTAAGCGCTCAATATGAAAGCTACATTCTGCCGTTTTCTGTTTTATTAGCTGTTCCTGCAGGACTTTCAGGAGTATTGGTTTTTGCCAACCTGTTTGGGGTTAGTAACAACATTTACATACAAATTACGCTGGTTATGCTTATTGGATTGCTCGCCAAAAACGCCATTCTAATTGTAGAGTTTGCTATACAAAGAAGACGAGAAGGCGAAAACATTGTACAATCGGCAATAGATGGTGCTGTTGCCAGATTCAGACCTATTTTGATGACTTCATTCGCTTTTATTTTCGGTTTAACTCCCTTAATGATAGCAACTGGTGCAGGAGCTATCGGAAATAGAGCAATTGGTACTGGAGCAATTGGTGGTATGTTAATCGGAACTATTTTAGGGGTATTAATCATTCCTGTCTTATTTATCATTTTCCAAACGCTTCAAGAAAAAGTAGTTGGATTACCAAATGATAATTGGGGTGAAGAAGAAGAACTTATTGTTGACTAA
- a CDS encoding efflux RND transporter periplasmic adaptor subunit → MKNRSPSLGILGIGLFLSLSFASCNNDNTEKNKDFNKSEVIAEYQVLKLAPETITLYDEFPATIEGIENIEIRPKIEGFIEKVYVDEGDYVEKGHLLFVLNAPQYEQEVRNTQATISSAEAEVNSAQIDVEKARTLVERDIISKFELTSAENTVTAKKAALEQAQVSLANAKTNYSYTRITAPVSGFVGTLPYKLGSLVNSSTADPLTTISNIKKVYAYFSINEKTHLEFVRNNKGTSLKELRNNQAEVSLLLPDYTLFDERGSIQTISGQVDEETGSFNVRAVFNNPDNLLRTGNSATIRIPRTIENVLQIPQAATYEIQGNVYAYVVDSLSQAKSTIITVTPSTSGRAYIVTDGLTADDEVIIEGINTLSNGKKIKSVLVNAADIEALQVTSENNTSTN, encoded by the coding sequence ATGAAAAACAGATCACCTAGTCTAGGCATCTTGGGTATTGGGCTATTCCTTAGTTTATCATTTGCTTCTTGCAATAATGACAATACTGAAAAGAATAAGGATTTCAATAAATCCGAAGTTATTGCAGAATATCAGGTGTTAAAATTAGCACCAGAAACGATAACACTTTATGATGAATTTCCAGCAACTATCGAAGGCATTGAAAATATTGAAATTAGACCTAAAATTGAAGGGTTTATAGAAAAGGTATATGTTGACGAAGGAGATTATGTAGAAAAGGGGCATTTGCTTTTTGTATTAAATGCACCACAATACGAACAAGAAGTTCGCAATACCCAAGCTACAATTAGTAGTGCTGAAGCAGAGGTAAACTCTGCTCAAATAGATGTGGAAAAAGCCAGAACGCTGGTAGAAAGGGATATCATCAGCAAGTTTGAATTGACCTCTGCTGAAAATACGGTAACAGCCAAAAAGGCAGCTTTAGAACAAGCTCAAGTCAGCTTGGCGAATGCTAAAACCAATTATAGTTATACTCGTATTACTGCTCCAGTTTCTGGTTTTGTAGGAACATTACCTTACAAATTAGGTAGTTTGGTAAACAGCAGTACAGCCGACCCTTTAACAACAATATCTAACATTAAGAAAGTGTATGCTTATTTTTCTATTAATGAAAAAACGCATCTTGAATTTGTTCGGAATAACAAAGGTACTAGCCTAAAAGAGCTTAGGAACAACCAAGCAGAAGTTTCTCTCTTGTTACCAGATTATACCTTATTTGATGAAAGAGGTAGCATACAAACAATAAGTGGTCAGGTTGATGAAGAGACAGGTTCTTTCAATGTTCGTGCTGTTTTTAACAACCCTGATAATTTGCTGAGAACGGGTAATAGTGCAACCATACGAATTCCTAGAACGATAGAAAACGTGTTGCAGATACCTCAAGCTGCTACCTATGAAATTCAAGGAAATGTGTATGCCTACGTGGTAGATAGTCTGTCGCAGGCAAAATCCACTATAATAACAGTGACACCTTCCACTTCGGGGCGAGCATATATTGTAACCGATGGACTAACAGCAGATGATGAAGTCATTATTGAAGGTATCAATACCTTATCTAATGGAAAAAAAATTAAGTCTGTTCTCGTAAATGCTGCCGATATAGAAGCTTTACAGGTCACTTCTGAAAATAATACAAGCACCAATTAA
- a CDS encoding helix-turn-helix domain-containing protein, whose translation MKVYKDINTYFLNSTNLANDYANIFYIRRIAKNIEFVEPADEFWKPHKRDFFEIAILQRSSINIQIGSQTIEKMNNSLAVVSPFQVINYSKVLPNDDYGYIIYFNPSIFTHLNQSYGLQNEFPFFKLHTIPHYQFSEMNFQGILSIAEELYQESRSTALYNLEIVRSLLLTLLYKVKRATQDNEGIVTTNRFDTITSKFEQLILSSNNHFLSVNEYASQMNISPIYLTECVKKATGKSAQKIIIDYKMLYAKTLLHQMNKSVAEVAYELNFNEVANFNQFFKRNMGITATQFRNRAN comes from the coding sequence ATGAAAGTTTATAAGGATATAAACACTTATTTTTTAAACAGTACAAACTTAGCTAATGATTATGCTAATATTTTTTATATTAGAAGAATAGCTAAAAATATTGAGTTTGTAGAACCTGCTGATGAATTTTGGAAACCTCATAAACGGGATTTTTTTGAGATAGCTATCTTGCAGCGAAGTAGCATTAATATTCAAATTGGGAGTCAAACCATTGAGAAAATGAATAATAGTTTGGCAGTAGTTTCCCCTTTTCAAGTCATTAATTATAGTAAAGTACTTCCTAATGATGACTACGGCTACATTATTTATTTTAACCCCTCCATTTTCACCCATTTAAATCAATCTTATGGACTCCAAAATGAATTTCCTTTTTTTAAACTTCATACGATACCCCATTATCAATTTTCTGAAATGAATTTTCAAGGCATACTAAGTATCGCTGAAGAATTATACCAAGAGTCAAGAAGTACTGCTTTATATAATCTTGAGATAGTCAGATCTTTACTGCTAACCTTGCTTTACAAGGTAAAACGTGCTACTCAAGACAATGAGGGGATTGTTACAACCAATAGATTTGATACGATTACCTCAAAGTTTGAACAACTCATTCTTTCAAGTAATAATCATTTTTTATCTGTAAATGAATATGCTTCACAGATGAATATCAGTCCCATATATCTCACGGAGTGTGTGAAAAAAGCGACTGGTAAGAGTGCACAAAAAATTATTATTGATTATAAGATGTTGTATGCAAAAACACTTTTACACCAAATGAATAAGTCTGTAGCTGAAGTGGCTTACGAATTAAATTTTAATGAGGTAGCTAATTTTAACCAGTTCTTTAAGCGTAATATGGGAATTACAGCTACTCAATTTCGGAATAGAGCGAATTAG
- a CDS encoding MATE family efflux transporter — MDYLINKFRSAFLFFKSKKETLAPQSGSNTVAYSLKDDTVQKLLFAFVGPAVLGLLVNALYNFVDRIFVGQFVGAEGLSAVTLVFPVTLFQFGFILLLGSGSGILIAKYSGEERMDKAEDALGNVIAALLIIIILFTTAGLFFYKPLLVAFGAQGTLLNLSAEYLVIIIMGFPLSFFLAFEFTCRAEGNPSFPAKLILLSSIINVSLDYVFMKILNMGITGAALATLIAQSTNAILLIRYYVSGRSLVKIVWKKIKLKKQTILPILSVGFAPFLMDVATSFQNVFANVLLLETGGTDGVAAMGIIFGFNIFFMMTALGTGDGMQPIISYNFGAKLYERVTKTFEYALKMVLLVALIGLIMLELFPTSIISVFIDENENITKITKIAIQIFAISIPFYMVQIVMTRYFQALQRNKIATFLAILRPALFVPIAYVLNNMYGLIGIWVAFVVSDSIAANITLLFVKKYSTNELKPIKSINSDKQ; from the coding sequence ATGGATTACTTGATAAATAAATTTCGTAGCGCATTTCTTTTTTTTAAATCTAAGAAAGAAACTCTTGCACCTCAATCTGGCTCTAATACAGTAGCGTATTCCCTTAAAGATGATACTGTACAGAAACTGCTGTTTGCTTTTGTGGGTCCTGCTGTTTTGGGGCTTCTGGTCAATGCGCTTTACAATTTTGTTGATCGTATATTTGTTGGTCAATTTGTTGGTGCAGAGGGGTTGTCGGCAGTAACCTTGGTTTTTCCAGTCACTCTTTTTCAGTTTGGGTTTATTCTGCTTTTGGGAAGTGGCTCAGGTATTTTAATTGCTAAATATTCGGGAGAAGAAAGAATGGACAAAGCAGAAGATGCACTTGGAAATGTTATCGCTGCGCTTTTGATAATTATCATCCTTTTTACTACTGCAGGTTTGTTTTTTTATAAACCTTTATTGGTTGCTTTTGGAGCTCAGGGAACACTTCTGAATTTATCTGCAGAATATTTGGTCATTATTATCATGGGTTTCCCACTCAGTTTTTTCCTCGCCTTCGAATTTACATGTCGTGCAGAAGGCAATCCTAGTTTTCCAGCAAAACTCATCTTATTGTCATCCATAATCAATGTTAGTTTAGATTATGTGTTTATGAAAATATTAAACATGGGAATAACTGGTGCTGCATTGGCAACATTAATTGCTCAATCCACAAATGCGATACTTTTAATACGATACTATGTAAGTGGTAGAAGTCTTGTGAAGATAGTATGGAAAAAAATTAAACTTAAAAAACAGACTATTCTGCCTATTCTTTCGGTTGGTTTTGCTCCTTTCCTCATGGATGTTGCTACTAGTTTTCAGAACGTATTTGCTAATGTCTTACTGTTAGAAACTGGAGGAACTGATGGAGTAGCTGCAATGGGAATAATTTTCGGATTTAACATCTTTTTTATGATGACTGCGCTTGGCACAGGCGATGGTATGCAACCTATCATAAGTTATAATTTCGGTGCGAAGCTTTATGAGCGTGTAACGAAAACTTTTGAATACGCATTAAAAATGGTGCTTTTAGTTGCTCTAATTGGGCTTATAATGTTAGAATTATTTCCCACTTCCATAATTAGTGTTTTTATTGATGAAAATGAAAATATCACTAAAATAACTAAAATAGCGATACAAATATTTGCCATATCCATTCCCTTTTACATGGTACAGATAGTCATGACACGTTACTTTCAGGCACTACAAAGAAACAAAATTGCAACATTTTTGGCGATACTACGCCCTGCGCTATTTGTTCCCATTGCATACGTATTAAATAATATGTATGGCTTAATTGGGATATGGGTCGCTTTTGTAGTCAGTGATAGTATAGCAGCTAATATCACGTTACTATTTGTCAAAAAATATTCAACAAATGAATTAAAACCAATTAAATCAATTAATAGTGATAAACAATAA
- a CDS encoding TolC family protein, whose protein sequence is MKNRIVKYIIPFAFILPMLNSCGVVNKNYLTPDVGFSNTYRNTEVLDTTSIAMLHWEEIITDSTLQGLIKEGLQNNLNLKVALENINQAEASLMQAKLSFLPSLYGNIQEGQSKTSQAALNFGNIDGINLTTNSYLGQLSSSWEADIWGKLRSNKRSVLASFLKTEAAARAIQTQLISDIAVSYYNLLALDAQLEITQKTLQNRIRDQETMKFLKESAIVDGAAVVQSEASRYEIEASIPDIELRIQQEENALSILLGRMPVAIERSSLAEQTAYSDLSIGLPASFLRNRPDVQEAELAFRAAFEDVNVAKTYFYPSFTITANGGLSSLSLTDFFNNSIFYNLIGGLTQPIFANGENKARLKINESLQHQAFYDYKATWLNAGGEVSNALFLYQKAKEKQESRAYQIVALEKSVEFTEALLEYSSTTNYIDVLTSKNNLLSAQLNSISDKQQKLQAVVQLYRALGGGWMN, encoded by the coding sequence ATGAAAAATAGAATTGTAAAATATATAATTCCCTTTGCTTTTATTCTTCCAATGCTGAATTCTTGTGGAGTGGTTAATAAAAATTACTTGACTCCAGATGTAGGGTTTTCTAATACCTATAGAAATACTGAGGTATTGGATACCACTTCTATCGCTATGTTGCATTGGGAGGAAATTATTACTGATAGCACTTTACAGGGCTTGATAAAGGAGGGCTTGCAAAATAATCTTAATTTGAAAGTTGCTTTGGAAAATATAAATCAGGCTGAGGCAAGTTTGATGCAGGCTAAATTATCTTTTTTGCCTAGTTTGTATGGAAATATTCAGGAGGGTCAATCAAAAACCTCACAAGCAGCCTTAAATTTTGGCAATATAGATGGAATCAATTTAACTACAAATTCTTACTTAGGTCAATTGAGTAGTAGTTGGGAGGCTGATATATGGGGTAAATTGCGCAGCAACAAACGGTCTGTTTTAGCCTCTTTCTTAAAAACGGAGGCAGCAGCGAGAGCTATACAAACTCAATTGATTTCAGATATTGCAGTTTCTTACTATAATTTGTTGGCACTTGATGCACAATTGGAAATCACCCAAAAAACCCTGCAAAACCGAATAAGAGACCAAGAAACTATGAAATTTCTGAAAGAATCAGCAATAGTAGATGGTGCTGCTGTTGTACAAAGTGAGGCAAGTAGATACGAAATAGAAGCTAGTATTCCAGATATTGAATTAAGGATTCAACAAGAAGAGAATGCACTTTCTATTTTGTTAGGAAGAATGCCTGTTGCTATAGAAAGGTCATCGTTAGCAGAACAAACTGCCTATTCTGATTTAAGTATTGGTCTTCCAGCCTCCTTTCTTAGAAATCGCCCAGATGTTCAGGAAGCAGAATTGGCTTTTAGAGCTGCTTTTGAGGATGTAAATGTGGCAAAAACCTATTTCTATCCGTCGTTTACGATTACAGCTAATGGTGGACTATCTTCCTTATCTTTAACGGATTTTTTCAACAATTCCATATTTTACAATTTGATTGGTGGTCTAACTCAACCCATTTTTGCAAATGGAGAAAATAAGGCTCGGTTAAAAATTAATGAATCATTACAGCACCAAGCTTTTTATGATTATAAAGCAACTTGGTTAAATGCAGGAGGGGAAGTTTCAAACGCACTTTTTCTGTATCAAAAAGCGAAAGAAAAACAGGAATCAAGAGCGTATCAAATTGTGGCTTTAGAAAAATCAGTAGAGTTTACAGAAGCTCTTTTGGAATATTCTTCTACCACTAATTATATTGATGTGCTTACCTCTAAGAATAATTTATTATCAGCCCAATTGAACAGTATTAGTGACAAACAACAAAAATTGCAGGCTGTGGTTCAGCTTTATCGTGCGCTTGGGGGTGGATGGATGAATTAA
- a CDS encoding ATP-dependent Clp protease adaptor ClpS, whose product MNQFSNTSKFSNNKLSTDFYSSTETETLEEVETKTEEGHRLIVFNDEVNTFDNVIEALVDVCEHSAAQAEQCTLIIHFKGKCSVKEGSWNDLVPMRNAICDRGISAEVD is encoded by the coding sequence TAATAATAAACTTTCTACTGATTTTTATTCTAGTACAGAAACAGAAACTTTAGAAGAAGTAGAAACAAAAACAGAAGAAGGGCATCGTCTGATTGTTTTTAATGACGAAGTAAATACCTTTGATAATGTTATAGAAGCATTAGTTGATGTTTGTGAGCATTCAGCAGCACAAGCCGAACAATGTACACTTATTATTCACTTTAAAGGAAAATGTTCTGTAAAAGAAGGTTCTTGGAATGACCTCGTTCCGATGCGTAATGCAATTTGTGACCGTGGTATTTCGGCAGAAGTGGATTAA